The genomic stretch AAATGCCCTTACTGTGGGTTGGTTCTTGATAGGCATGTTAATGCTGCCATAAATATCTTATACAGAGGATTGAAAAAAATAGGGTTGGGATACACCGATTTGATGCCTGTTCGAGGTCTAGCACTAGTGTCATGCCAATTTAGTTATGAAACATAATACTTGGATAGTTTCCTGTCAGCCCTCTCTCTCGTAAACTTCCAATCTATCTTCTTTTTCAGGTCATTCCTTCCCCCAATCCATGAAGACAGTATAGTATTTGGAGATTATAAAGTTGTCATAAAATTAAGTTGCTGAGACACTAGATACACCTATGACTCAGGAAGCCCACGGCTTTAGCCGTGGGTAGTTCACTATACAATAGGAAACATAGAAGTTATACTTCTGTTTCATCTTAAAATATTTTAGCATGTTGGTGACAATGCCTAAGGTTGCTTTAGATACTAACTTTCTCTTACTACCCTTCCAGCTAAGGGTTGATATAGAAGAACAGCTTGAAGAGCTCCTCCCGGGAGCAGATATATATGTTCCCAGCTCTGTTATACGGGAGCTCATAGGGCTGAGCCATGGAAAGATGAAGAGAGATGCAAAACTTGCCCTGGAACTTGCTAAAAGATATAAAGTTGTTAAAACAGAAGCAGGAGGAGATGAAGCCCTTGTTGAGCTGGCCGAAAAGGACTATGTAATAGCTACCAACGATA from archaeon BMS3Bbin15 encodes the following:
- a CDS encoding Fcf1 — its product is MPKVALDTNFLLLPFQLRVDIEEQLEELLPGADIYVPSSVIRELIGLSHGKMKRDAKLALELAKRYKVVKTEAGGDEALVELAEKDYVIATNDKLLKEKIRKMGKAVIFLRQEKLLNISGYGGI